Part of the Engraulis encrasicolus isolate BLACKSEA-1 chromosome 1, IST_EnEncr_1.0, whole genome shotgun sequence genome, GAGGgtgctggcatatctctataatattttttcagagtgagaagtccgcacacttagaatcctttttgttgtattttattatttcatggcaggataacgtttcgacctcaacagtcttcttcagattctataTCTCTGTAATAGTCCTAGAAGTACATCACAACATATTACCtcctggtacgaggtcacaagcacaagtggaggacgcaaggtcacacaTTGGAACGCACCCAGAACAGAGCAGGTGTGTCAAACTCATCTGACTTCAGGGGCCTCATACAGCCTACGGTATTTGATCTCAAGTGTGTTGGACCAGTCCACCAATATTACAAATGTCCTCATATTGTTATCATAGCAGCGGGAATATGTCTGACCTGGCGTTCGCTCTCGGGCTTGTTGCCCACCACCATGATGGGCGTCAACTTGTCCGCCTTCAAGTTGTTGATGCCGTATCTACGGTTATGACCCCAAACTAGGCTAACAGACATCACCGGCCACCTAGCTATATTTCCCGAACATTGGGATTGGTTAGCTTAACTACcaagcaaagaggttggattaataaagaggattGAAAACACTTGTTATCATGGCAGCGGGAATATGTCTGACCTGGCGTTCGCTCTCGGGCTTGTCTGTCTTGTTGCCCACCACCACGATGTTaccatattacttcctggtacgaggccacaagcacaagtggaggacgcaaggtcacacaATGGAACGCACCCAGAACAGATATATTGTTATCATGGCAGCGGGAATATGTCTGACCTGGCGTTCGCTCTCGGGCTTGTCTGTCTTGTTGCCCACCACCACGATGGGCGTCAGCTTGTCGGCCTTGACCTCCAGGATCTCCTGCCGCAGCGACTTGACGGCCTCCAGTGAGTCGGGGTCGTCCACGGCGTAGACCAGGGCGAAGGCGTCGCTACTCTGGATGCTCAGCTTGCGCATGGCCGGGAAGGAGTAGCTGCCGCTCGTGTCCATAATCTCCACTGTCACCTGGGGATTGGACatcaaaattacattacattaaattacattacattacattacattacattaacatttacatttacattacattacactacacttagctgccgcTCGTATCCATGGTCTCTAccgtcatcagtgttgccagattgggctgtttcccgcccaattgggctgctttggctGGTCATGTGTGGGAAAAAATGGCAtgtagcagaaaaacccgcccaatttttgcaatagaaatcaatagaattggacgggattttgttcttctaggcgggttttgagcattggactggaaatcatcagcctcatctggcaaccctgaccgtcACCTGGGATTGGAGGAATTTAAATAGAGGAGATGGATGAATGtgagtgtatttatttatttattattgtccatgaTCTCCACCGTCACCTGGGattggaggacgagaggagagggaggagtcaagtcaagtcaagtcaagagtactttatagtcaaaaatctatgtaacagggttagcacagaagtctgaaattgcgtttgaccagtctccaagatgcagttaaactaaaaacatttaaataagacattgacaataatctctctctcttaatctctctctctctctctctctctctctctctctctctctctctctctctctctctctctctcactcacactcacactcacacacacacacacacacacacacacacacacacctgggagaggagaggagaggagaggagagggaggagatggaggagtgtgagtgtatttatttatttatttacacacttTCTGTTAAGTTACCTCAGGAGAGAATggacgaacgaatgaatgaatgaatgaatggattcacacacacacacacacacacacacgcacacgcacacacacacgcacacacacgcacacacttcagacGTGCACCTGTTAAGTCCATACAGAGTAATGCAAGTACATGATATAGGATCTTATAATAATAAGGGGCCATACAGAGTAATTGCAGTGCAGCTGGTCACCACTGAGTAGAATACCTTGGTGCAATGCAAGTACATGAATCAGATATTGCATCTTATCAAAATAAGTGGCCCCATAGTtcttaggggtcgaccgatacaggttttggTGCAATGCAAGTAGTACATGATATTGCATCTTATCAAAATAAGTGGCCCCATAGTTCATGCATAAACTACAGTACGGTGATGAATGAGACATGGTATAAGCAATAACAATGTCTGTCACTCATCACCTATGCAAACAAAGATCTACTGTACATAAGCCAAACAAAATGATGTGGTGTGTGCAAGTCTTTCATCTTCCTCGCATGTATaaggcacacatacacttttCATGTACTGCGACATTTGAACATTGTACATGTATATTTCAAGAGTTTCATTGACAAAATGACATGACAAATTGACATGTTTGTACTTGtcatcattgcattgcattgcaaaaagcaTTTCCAATGTTGATAAAATGCTGAAGTGAAAAATGGTGGGTACACCATCTTGCAACGTTTATAGACAATATATCTTCTCCTTCATTGTACATGTATATTCACACACaattatcttcttcttcttcattgtacatgtacagtataacacAATATATCTTTttctggtaacgctttactttacggtacaatAGACTACCCTATGTAatcactgtgtactttctgggttacaacagggtaacagagagaagttacatggtatctaatgggtaaaaagggggtaattacaaagtaaataccatgaatggggtaacaacaagttaacagagagaagttcgatgattagatggttagaaaatacccagtagtttcatagtaattcttgagatatgtgtataacatggtatttactttgtaattattcCCCTTTACCCATCAAATACCATGTAACgtctttctgttaccctgttgttacacagaaagtacacagtaattactgtaccgtaaagttaAAGCGTTACCCTTTTTCTTCTAGGCTTCCAATGCTGCTCACCGTCAGTCCTCCTTGCTCGCATTTTATATaggattatcttatcttatcttatcttatcttatcttatcttatcttatcttatcttatcttatattcAAACACAATATATCTTTTTCTTCTAGGCTTCCAATGCTGTGACATGTGACAGAACATTGTATTGTATATTCAAACACAaatatttatctttttttcttcccaTGCTGCTCACCTTCAGTCCCCCGTGCAGTTCGTACTCCTTGCTGTGCAGCTCCTCCACGGTGCGCCGGTGCTTGGGTTCGAACTTGTCGGCCAGGAAGCGCTGGATGAGGGCCGTCTTGCCCACGCCTGCCGCCCCCATGAACACCAGGCGCATCCGCAGCTGCTGCGTCGGCGGCGTCTTGTCCTTGTTGACGTCCATGATAGCGGCTCGAGATTCGAGATTAAGGTAGGTGTTTGGGTGAGTGAGTCTAATAAGCAAAACAAAAGTGACTTGTTCctgttttgttgtgtgtctgtctgtatggatCTGTGGTTGTTGTCAGGCTGCTGGTGATGCGTGCACTCTACGAAGAGTCCCTATGAAGAGTTCTATGACTTTCGGGCTGGTTGTTGTTGCAAAGTGAAGTCTCTTTGTTGTTGTAGGATATGCGCTCTTTAAAGAATGGCTGCACCTGTTAAGTCAATGGTGCGCGTGCTGGAGTTAAATGCCTGTTGcgctacctctctctcacacacacaatcagtcacTCTTGTGTCTCAGTGAAggcgctacctctctctctctctctctctctctctcagtctgagtCAGTCACTCTTGTGTCTCAGTGAAGGCAGTATCTCCCTCTCTTGCGTTACTTTGCTGGGCCTCCTGTCAGAGTGGCGTGTGGAGCCAGATCAGCGTGTGCGCTCCTATTTATTGGTGTCTGGTTGTGTGCGAATACGGCTACGGCCCCCATGCCCACTGCCAAGCCCCAGCCGGCCAATCGGCTGTCAGCAGAGCACTGAGGCACGGGGCCAGACAAGCCAATCGGTGAGCTGTATGCAAATTCATCCCCCAAGAAttcgagtagcatccaactgcagtttgcagaagtgggcaggtctggatctctgagatcccgcccctcccattttggatctcgcccctcctatttctcctattatggtagtctgtacagtcccacgccatcccgacgtcaccctatttgagaatttgcgccaaatgtcttctccggcgaatgcatagtagcctacactgtattctatgcacacagtttgtatcgtgtctcgtcgtttggagtgctaaataagGGATAAGGGATAAGGGATAAGGGATAAGGGATAAGGGATAAGGGATAACGGCCggcgaggtgaccggttatacgaaattaatggcgaggcggcggctttgaactttggcgacgcgcTCAGCGCGGAGAGAAAGTTGCCTCCGCCTAGCCattcatttcgtataaccggtcgacctcgaaggccgttatcccgcttatctgccgttatggtagggtacttttttaaatctattattgtcggtaaagttgtaggaaccagaATATTGCTGTCctggcgtccaacttgacgcgcgtttggtagccgacgctgtgattatttaattttcctttgaccctataggcctactacgttgggatggaagtttaaaaacaaaaacgtgcgaagcatttctatgctgaatcgacatatgtcgcatcacgcgtctatttccccctgctgatcatcacaggctagccacctgtcaacttcgtgcgtaaaagagagagagatagagaaagagagagagattacccaCGCTAGGGtaatttttaataactctcccctttcccctttcacacgtgttccttccccacaagaggagagtagcccaatttaaaaaaagggatgttttcggatcaataacaaagggaaggcagcgggaaatagcctacattttgaggtgactcgtttcgatacaattgatggcgaggcagatgcttaaaatttcggtacagggtatttttgtcatctattgctaggcctatctAAATTTGTAACctaattatgccaactgcagaataatgtATGCGCACGTAGGCTAATCGGGCGTGCCTCTATCATATGCATGTAGGCTAGTAGAACTTtcagggcgacagacttgacaacca contains:
- the LOC134446184 gene encoding GTP-binding protein Rhes-like, with product MDVNKDKTPPTQQLRMRLVFMGAAGVGKTALIQRFLADKFEPKHRRTVEELHSKEYELHGGLKVTVEIMDTSGSYSFPAMRKLSIQSSDAFALVYAVDDPDSLEAVKSLRQEILEVKADKLTPIVVVGNKTDKPESERQVPSDDVLSTVELDWNGSFLETSAKEDENVVEVFRELLQQVNLPSRLSPALHRRTRRDTFPNKEPNGNGNGLTLRPPMNKTNSCTVS